A stretch of the Paenibacillus dendritiformis genome encodes the following:
- a CDS encoding M23 family metallopeptidase, whose protein sequence is MIEDIRRRRQERIREIISQEQRSSEEERRHNAGTSLLPVHHPVQEPPSTRPAQTAGPKVVEIPAESDELEVHPSLRLSELELLADSTDPERMWKASRRQWHERYGWEQERNGGFWRSFRTRMVLSVLLFAAAFAIFRFPADWNEPARQWIGRSLTEEMDMRPIAAWYERTFSGSPSFIPLFQGKRNDTASVQGGLSLHPPVKGTVLQPFDMNRNGIRIAAETGTEGSAEVVSVATGRVTEVNRRAEDDIQITVQHASGVVSIYGGLAASEVKVNDWLEEGEAVGTLGSPEGDRAAALYFALLRDGEYIDPTDVIAFD, encoded by the coding sequence ATGATCGAGGATATTCGCCGTCGGCGGCAAGAACGAATTCGGGAAATCATCAGTCAGGAACAGCGGTCATCCGAGGAGGAACGACGGCATAATGCCGGAACGTCCTTACTGCCCGTCCATCACCCGGTGCAGGAGCCGCCGAGTACTCGACCCGCCCAGACGGCTGGACCTAAGGTGGTCGAGATTCCCGCCGAGAGCGACGAGTTGGAGGTTCATCCTTCGCTTCGCTTGAGCGAGCTGGAGCTTCTCGCCGATTCGACCGATCCGGAACGGATGTGGAAGGCGTCGCGGCGGCAATGGCATGAACGCTACGGATGGGAGCAGGAACGAAACGGCGGATTCTGGCGATCTTTTCGCACGCGAATGGTTCTGTCCGTCCTGTTGTTCGCGGCTGCGTTCGCGATTTTCCGCTTCCCTGCGGATTGGAATGAGCCGGCGCGGCAATGGATCGGACGGAGCTTGACCGAGGAAATGGATATGCGCCCAATAGCGGCCTGGTATGAACGAACCTTCTCCGGCTCGCCCTCTTTTATCCCGCTGTTCCAAGGGAAGCGGAATGATACGGCATCGGTTCAAGGGGGACTGTCGCTGCATCCCCCCGTCAAAGGGACGGTGCTGCAGCCGTTCGATATGAACCGCAACGGGATCCGGATTGCTGCCGAGACCGGAACCGAGGGTTCTGCCGAGGTGGTGAGCGTGGCGACGGGAAGGGTAACGGAAGTAAACCGCCGGGCTGAGGATGATATCCAGATTACGGTTCAGCATGCTTCGGGCGTGGTCAGCATATACGGCGGTCTCGCCGCCAGCGAAGTGAAAGTGAACGATTGGCTGGAAGAGGGGGAGGCTGTGGGCACGTTGGGGAGCCCGGAGGGAGATCGCGCGGCGGCGCTTTATTTCGCTCTCTTGCGGGACGGGGAATACATTGATCCGACGGATGTGATCGCTTTTGATTAA
- a CDS encoding M50 family metallopeptidase, which yields MIKWGGTVYTLHPLFILLLAMAAVTGYILELLTLFVIVIVHEMGHVTVARMFGWTISEVKLLPFGGVAETEDGSLAPAWQEWLVMAAGPLQNGIMIGLALLFEQWGWWGSAWTDDFIRANAFIGLFNLLPVLPLDGGRMLQAAASLWFSYYKTLLIGARVSMAVSAAIAAYSLIPVFTGGKVNLNLLVLGIFLLWSNWEEWKNVPYRFLRFLMSRPARLRKWERSGCLGRPIVAENGWPLSGLLRLIRRDEYHFIYVMDPEGAIKHIIPEQRAIDAYFDEPGGQRK from the coding sequence TTGATTAAATGGGGAGGAACCGTTTATACACTGCATCCTTTGTTTATCCTCCTGTTGGCCATGGCGGCCGTGACGGGATATATTTTGGAGCTGCTGACTCTGTTCGTTATCGTGATTGTGCATGAAATGGGTCATGTCACTGTGGCGCGCATGTTCGGATGGACGATCTCGGAAGTGAAGCTGCTGCCCTTCGGCGGGGTGGCGGAGACGGAAGACGGAAGTCTGGCTCCGGCCTGGCAGGAGTGGCTGGTCATGGCCGCAGGACCGCTCCAGAACGGGATCATGATCGGACTTGCCCTGTTGTTCGAGCAGTGGGGGTGGTGGGGGAGCGCCTGGACGGACGATTTCATTCGGGCGAATGCGTTCATCGGATTGTTCAATCTGCTTCCGGTGCTGCCCCTCGATGGCGGACGTATGCTGCAAGCGGCCGCATCGCTGTGGTTCAGTTATTACAAGACGCTGCTTATCGGGGCCAGAGTGAGCATGGCGGTCAGCGCTGCGATTGCGGCGTACAGCCTCATTCCGGTGTTCACGGGCGGAAAAGTGAATCTGAACCTGCTTGTGCTGGGAATCTTCCTCTTGTGGTCCAATTGGGAGGAGTGGAAGAACGTGCCTTACCGTTTTCTGCGCTTCCTGATGTCCCGTCCCGCCCGGCTTCGCAAATGGGAACGGAGCGGCTGTCTTGGCCGGCCGATCGTGGCGGAGAACGGCTGGCCGCTATCCGGGCTGCTGCGCTTGATTCGCCGGGACGAGTATCATTTTATTTATGTCATGGACCCGGAAGGCGCAATTAAGCACATCATTCCCGAGCAGCGGGCGATTGATGCCTATTTTGACGAGCCCGGGGGACAGCGCAAGTGA
- a CDS encoding Rne/Rng family ribonuclease, which produces MKQMIVHCEEQVTQMALLEHGRLVEYAVEQATGTTSVGSFYKGRVVNVLPGMQAAFVDIGQKKNAFLYVDDCLHPHLEKQPKQKPPITSLLRVGQELIVQVMKEALGGKGARVTTHYSLPGRYSVYMPNADYIGVSKKIEQEAERTRLKQLAEELRENEEGMIIRTVAEGESRETLQGDIETLRELWERITLRSAQAEAPALLHHDLNMVERLVRDAFSRDVDQLLIDNVRQAERLHTFVRSVAPDLENRIHTYREAEPLFRRYHVQEQLDKAFQRKTWLESGGYLVWDQTEALTVVDVNTGKYTGTSHLEETVYTTNMEAAEEIARLIRLRDIGGIIIVDFIDMDTEEHRQHVVERLEAMMRKDRTKCLVVGWTKLGLLELTRKKVREQVMNQFLQPCSSCGGSGWEPAQIPSR; this is translated from the coding sequence ATGAAACAAATGATTGTTCACTGCGAGGAACAAGTCACGCAAATGGCATTGTTGGAACATGGTCGGCTCGTCGAATATGCAGTCGAACAGGCTACGGGAACTACGTCGGTCGGAAGCTTTTACAAGGGCCGCGTAGTGAATGTTCTTCCGGGAATGCAGGCTGCATTTGTGGACATCGGTCAGAAGAAGAACGCATTTCTGTATGTTGATGATTGTTTGCACCCGCATTTGGAGAAGCAGCCGAAGCAGAAGCCTCCGATAACCAGCTTGCTTCGTGTTGGACAGGAGCTTATTGTCCAAGTGATGAAGGAGGCGCTGGGAGGCAAGGGCGCCCGTGTGACGACCCATTACTCGCTGCCAGGCCGCTATTCGGTCTATATGCCTAACGCCGATTATATCGGAGTATCCAAGAAGATTGAGCAGGAAGCGGAACGAACCCGCCTGAAGCAGCTTGCCGAAGAGCTGCGCGAGAACGAGGAAGGCATGATTATCCGCACCGTGGCGGAGGGAGAGTCGCGAGAGACGCTGCAAGGCGATATCGAGACGCTTCGCGAGCTGTGGGAGCGAATTACGCTTCGTTCGGCGCAAGCGGAAGCGCCTGCCTTGCTGCACCATGATCTGAACATGGTGGAGCGGCTGGTGCGGGACGCCTTCTCGCGGGATGTCGATCAACTGCTGATTGACAACGTCCGCCAAGCCGAGCGGTTACATACGTTCGTTCGATCGGTGGCCCCTGATTTGGAGAACCGGATTCATACGTATAGGGAAGCGGAGCCGTTGTTCCGGCGCTATCATGTCCAGGAACAGCTGGACAAGGCGTTCCAGCGCAAAACCTGGCTGGAAAGCGGCGGCTATTTGGTATGGGACCAGACGGAAGCTTTAACCGTTGTCGATGTGAACACGGGGAAATATACGGGGACAAGCCATCTCGAAGAGACCGTGTATACTACGAATATGGAAGCTGCGGAGGAAATCGCGCGTCTCATCCGTCTGCGGGATATCGGAGGCATCATCATTGTCGATTTCATCGACATGGATACGGAAGAGCATCGGCAGCACGTGGTCGAACGGCTGGAGGCGATGATGAGGAAAGACAGGACGAAATGTCTTGTCGTCGGCTGGACGAAGCTTGGCCTGCTGGAGCTGACCCGCAAAAAAGTGCGGGAGCAGGTGATGAACCAGTTCCTTCAGCCATGTTCCTCTTGCGGGGGAAGCGGATGGGAGCCTGCACAAATTCCCAGCCGTTAA
- the rplU gene encoding 50S ribosomal protein L21, whose product MYAIIETGGKQYKVQAGDVLYIEKLNAAEGESVTFDRVLAVSKDGGLVTGTPVVSGAAVTAKVEKHGKGAKIVVYKYKAKKNYRRKQGHRQPYTKVTIENIQA is encoded by the coding sequence ATGTATGCAATTATCGAAACTGGCGGCAAGCAGTACAAAGTTCAAGCGGGCGATGTATTGTACATCGAGAAGCTGAACGCTGCTGAAGGCGAGAGCGTAACATTCGATCGCGTATTGGCGGTATCGAAGGACGGCGGCCTCGTTACAGGCACACCGGTTGTATCCGGCGCTGCGGTAACGGCGAAGGTAGAGAAGCATGGAAAAGGCGCGAAAATTGTCGTGTACAAGTACAAAGCGAAAAAGAACTACCGTCGCAAGCAAGGTCATCGCCAACCGTACACAAAAGTAACGATCGAGAACATTCAGGCGTAA
- a CDS encoding ribosomal-processing cysteine protease Prp yields the protein MIRVTIRRKPDRSIAGFSIEGHADYAPHGEDIVCAGVSAVSVGAANAIEVLTGVELECEMKDGFLSGTVPFIERKDIEAQVQLLLESMIIGLQSIEASYESYLQIEELMTT from the coding sequence ATGATTCGCGTTACAATTAGGCGGAAGCCGGATCGATCTATCGCGGGCTTCTCGATTGAGGGCCACGCGGATTATGCTCCCCATGGGGAAGACATCGTATGTGCGGGTGTCTCGGCCGTGTCGGTGGGCGCAGCCAATGCCATTGAGGTTCTGACTGGCGTCGAACTGGAGTGCGAGATGAAGGACGGCTTTTTGAGCGGAACGGTTCCGTTCATCGAGCGGAAGGACATCGAAGCGCAGGTTCAGTTGCTGCTGGAATCGATGATCATTGGGTTGCAAAGTATCGAAGCTTCATACGAATCGTATCTTCAAATAGAAGAACTAATGACAACATAA
- the rpmA gene encoding 50S ribosomal protein L27, with translation MLKLNLQLFASKKGVGSTKNGRDSISKRLGVKRADGQVVTAGSILVRQRGTKVHPGNNVGIGKDDTLFAKVEGVVKFERWGRDRKKVSVYPVEAAPVAAAVEN, from the coding sequence ATGTTGAAACTGAATCTTCAGTTGTTCGCATCCAAGAAGGGCGTAGGCTCCACGAAGAACGGCCGTGACAGTATTTCCAAGCGTCTTGGCGTGAAGCGCGCAGACGGCCAAGTGGTTACAGCCGGCAGCATCTTGGTCCGCCAACGCGGCACGAAGGTCCATCCAGGCAACAACGTGGGCATCGGCAAAGATGACACGCTGTTCGCAAAAGTGGAAGGCGTCGTGAAGTTCGAACGATGGGGTCGCGACCGTAAAAAAGTGAGCGTCTACCCGGTGGAAGCTGCACCTGTTGCAGCAGCTGTGGAGAACTAA
- a CDS encoding Spo0B domain-containing protein: MNSLRLKLGGCIAAAAACAVTVIGWPLSFTWRFVLILVMAVMLSLCGFLLYREERVRRERVERSLATSALQLMNHQRHDWMNDLQLVYGYVRLKKFDKLPECVETIKERMAEESRIAKLGVPELVMFLMQQRLSGSMMPLRIEIPEPIELNRMDLSVDPCKLSESVMASVQAFRFAAKAPNDGMNPLSVEFAKEDGRLVICYQYEGILSNPDEVESKLKHIASVGGLRLERSSAQQNEEHEAYRIVVPCNA; encoded by the coding sequence ATGAATAGTTTGCGATTGAAGCTGGGAGGCTGCATCGCGGCAGCGGCTGCATGCGCCGTCACTGTCATTGGATGGCCTTTATCATTCACTTGGAGATTCGTGCTAATTCTCGTCATGGCGGTGATGTTGAGCCTCTGCGGGTTCTTGTTATACCGGGAAGAGCGGGTGCGGCGGGAGCGTGTGGAGCGTTCTCTGGCGACGTCTGCCCTCCAGCTGATGAACCATCAGCGCCATGACTGGATGAATGATCTGCAATTGGTGTACGGTTATGTTCGATTGAAGAAGTTCGATAAATTGCCGGAATGTGTAGAGACTATAAAAGAGCGAATGGCGGAGGAAAGCCGGATTGCCAAGCTCGGCGTGCCGGAGCTGGTGATGTTCCTGATGCAGCAGCGGCTGTCCGGCAGCATGATGCCGCTCCGGATCGAGATACCGGAACCGATTGAATTGAACCGGATGGATTTGTCCGTCGATCCGTGCAAGCTGTCCGAGTCGGTTATGGCTTCCGTTCAAGCGTTTCGCTTTGCGGCGAAGGCCCCGAATGACGGGATGAATCCGCTAAGCGTCGAATTTGCCAAGGAGGACGGCCGGCTCGTCATTTGCTATCAATACGAGGGCATCTTATCGAATCCGGATGAAGTGGAATCCAAATTGAAGCATATCGCGTCTGTAGGCGGCCTGCGGCTGGAGCGATCGTCAGCGCAGCAGAACGAAGAGCACGAAGCCTACCGCATTGTCGTGCCTTGCAACGCATAA
- the obgE gene encoding GTPase ObgE: MFVDKTKIYVKGGDGGDGLVAFRREKYVAMGGPAGGDGGNGGDVIFRVDEGLRTLVDFRYQKHFKASRGEKGRNKSQHGANAEHMIVRVPPGTVVIDDDTQEVIADLTRHGQEVVVAKGGRGGRGNMRFATPANPAPELAEHGEEGQERWVVLELKVMADVGLVGFPSVGKSTLLSVVSGAKPKIGAYHFTTITPNLGVVDIGDGRSFVMADLPGLIEGASEGVGLGHEFLRHIERTRIIIHVVDMAGTEGRDPFDDWVKINDELKQYNEKLAERPQIVAANKMDMPQAEENLEAFREQVRGLKGEEVEIMPISSLTKQGIQELLYKAMDMLERLPETHVEEVADVEERKIYRYKKKEEKPSFTIRRENDAFVVESEAIEGMLKRMQMTSHDAILRFARTLRRMGVDEELRKRGAEDGTIIRIGDFEFEFVEGSSYY; encoded by the coding sequence ATGTTTGTAGATAAGACGAAAATATACGTAAAAGGCGGCGATGGAGGCGACGGTCTCGTCGCGTTCCGCCGGGAGAAGTATGTCGCGATGGGCGGACCGGCCGGCGGCGACGGCGGAAATGGCGGGGACGTCATTTTTCGCGTTGACGAAGGTTTGCGCACACTGGTTGATTTCCGCTACCAGAAGCACTTTAAGGCCAGCCGCGGGGAGAAGGGGCGGAACAAGAGCCAGCATGGCGCCAATGCGGAGCATATGATTGTGCGGGTTCCGCCGGGAACGGTCGTTATCGATGATGACACCCAAGAGGTTATCGCCGATCTGACCCGCCACGGGCAAGAGGTTGTCGTCGCCAAGGGCGGACGCGGAGGCAGAGGAAATATGCGCTTCGCCACCCCGGCGAATCCGGCGCCGGAGCTGGCGGAGCATGGGGAAGAAGGTCAGGAGCGCTGGGTCGTGCTGGAACTTAAGGTGATGGCGGATGTCGGCCTGGTCGGATTCCCTAGCGTCGGCAAATCGACGCTTCTGTCCGTCGTGTCGGGGGCGAAGCCGAAGATCGGCGCCTATCATTTCACGACGATTACCCCGAATCTGGGGGTCGTGGACATCGGGGACGGGCGAAGCTTCGTGATGGCGGACCTGCCGGGCCTGATCGAGGGCGCCAGCGAAGGAGTCGGATTGGGACATGAATTTCTCCGCCATATCGAACGTACCCGGATTATTATCCACGTCGTGGACATGGCGGGAACCGAAGGGCGCGATCCGTTCGACGATTGGGTCAAAATTAACGATGAGCTGAAACAATACAACGAGAAGCTGGCGGAACGCCCGCAGATCGTGGCCGCGAATAAAATGGACATGCCTCAGGCGGAAGAGAACCTGGAAGCGTTCCGCGAGCAGGTGCGGGGCCTGAAGGGCGAGGAGGTTGAGATTATGCCGATCTCCTCCTTGACGAAGCAGGGAATCCAGGAGCTGCTCTACAAGGCTATGGATATGCTGGAACGTCTTCCGGAGACGCATGTCGAAGAGGTCGCCGACGTCGAGGAGCGCAAAATCTACCGCTATAAGAAGAAAGAGGAGAAGCCTTCCTTCACGATCCGGCGGGAGAATGACGCGTTCGTCGTCGAGAGCGAGGCGATTGAAGGCATGTTGAAGCGGATGCAGATGACCTCGCATGACGCGATTCTGCGGTTCGCGCGCACGCTTCGCCGCATGGGAGTGGATGAAGAGCTGCGCAAGCGCGGCGCAGAGGACGGCACCATCATCCGGATCGGCGACTTCGAGTTCGAATTCGTCGAAGGCAGCAGCTACTATTGA
- a CDS encoding aldo/keto reductase: MHHQKLGSYRISAIGFGGAPLSVPGRPDQEQAMSTIKEAWENGITFFDTADTYSLNEHDLGHNEQLFADTLPPAPGCIIATKSGLARPDGAWIRSGHPRSLRAACERSLLLLRRDAHPLYYLHAPDPDVPFEESFGELSRLQEEGKIEHLGLSNVSVAECEAALHIASVAAIQNRYHLFDRSSSDVLAFCESRRILFVAYSPFGGPGQSSRLQQDPLLQELASAYEASPYQIVLAWLLSRSPQLLPIPGATRPQSIRDSAQAVRLRLASEDLAKLDAHGTPSPGQGR; encoded by the coding sequence ATGCATCACCAAAAATTGGGCTCCTACCGGATCTCGGCTATCGGCTTCGGCGGAGCTCCGCTTTCCGTGCCGGGAAGGCCGGATCAGGAACAGGCCATGAGCACGATTAAAGAGGCCTGGGAGAACGGCATCACTTTTTTCGATACGGCAGATACCTACAGCTTGAATGAGCATGATCTCGGTCATAATGAGCAGTTGTTCGCGGACACGCTCCCGCCGGCTCCCGGGTGCATCATCGCCACCAAGTCCGGGCTGGCGCGCCCGGACGGCGCCTGGATCCGGAGCGGACATCCGCGATCGCTGCGCGCCGCCTGCGAACGCAGCCTCCTCCTGCTGCGGAGAGACGCGCATCCTCTGTATTACTTGCATGCCCCGGATCCGGACGTTCCGTTCGAGGAATCGTTCGGGGAGTTGAGCCGGCTGCAGGAGGAAGGCAAAATCGAGCATCTGGGCCTGTCCAATGTCTCGGTGGCCGAATGCGAGGCGGCCCTGCACATCGCCAGCGTAGCGGCAATTCAGAATCGTTACCACTTGTTCGACCGAAGCTCCTCGGACGTGCTTGCCTTCTGCGAATCGCGCCGGATTCTGTTCGTCGCTTACAGTCCGTTCGGAGGCCCGGGGCAATCGTCCAGATTGCAGCAGGACCCGCTGCTGCAGGAGCTGGCCAGCGCCTATGAAGCGAGCCCATACCAGATCGTGCTGGCATGGTTGCTCTCCCGCTCCCCGCAGTTGCTTCCGATTCCGGGAGCGACCCGGCCGCAATCGATCCGCGACAGCGCTCAGGCGGTCCGGCTTCGCCTGGCTTCGGAAGATCTCGCGAAGCTGGATGCGCATGGCACCCCTTCCCCGGGGCAGGGACGATAG
- a CDS encoding substrate-binding domain-containing protein has product MGRYIADQQIPTEMELAAQFGVSRITSKRALLELERSGYIYRKRGSGSFVKERAGDKEGLLGGTSGARQRIISLILPYMAANGHLDYIRGATEYSESQGYYLSIHCTDWSPEKEKELLTRLPKDGFSGIILYPISSIHNMEMLNLLYLDQYPLVTMDQYYDSIRVPSVCSDNFRGGYMAAHKLIQLGHRRIAFVSSIGIEYRSSVRDRYFGYCQALKDGGLPSVAELVITDFYRQVNADNKEAFYAEMIQKLLAKKATAIQAEHDELALDLLRACLASNIQVPEQVSIVGFDDEEASRHCDVPLATVLQNKYEIGRRAAQAVIDAVERRKPEERRMLVPIQLQERQSIGPYTCG; this is encoded by the coding sequence GTGGGGAGATATATTGCCGATCAGCAGATTCCGACGGAAATGGAGCTGGCCGCTCAGTTCGGGGTGAGCCGCATTACATCCAAGCGCGCCCTGCTTGAGCTGGAACGGAGCGGGTATATTTACCGCAAGCGGGGAAGCGGCAGCTTCGTCAAAGAGCGTGCCGGGGACAAGGAAGGACTGCTTGGCGGCACATCGGGAGCGCGGCAGCGAATCATTTCGCTTATACTGCCCTATATGGCGGCGAACGGTCATTTGGATTATATAAGGGGAGCGACGGAATATTCGGAGAGCCAAGGCTACTATTTGAGCATTCATTGTACAGACTGGAGTCCCGAGAAGGAAAAGGAATTGCTGACACGCCTTCCGAAGGATGGATTCTCGGGCATCATATTGTACCCGATTAGCTCTATCCATAACATGGAGATGCTTAATCTGCTCTATCTCGACCAATATCCGCTTGTGACGATGGACCAATATTACGACAGCATCCGGGTTCCGAGCGTATGCTCCGATAATTTCCGCGGCGGATATATGGCGGCCCACAAGTTAATCCAGCTGGGCCATCGGCGCATCGCCTTCGTGTCAAGCATCGGCATCGAGTACCGGAGTTCGGTTCGCGATCGTTACTTCGGCTACTGCCAGGCGCTTAAGGACGGAGGCCTTCCAAGCGTCGCCGAGTTGGTCATCACCGATTTCTACCGGCAGGTGAACGCGGATAACAAGGAGGCCTTCTACGCGGAGATGATTCAGAAGCTCTTGGCCAAAAAAGCGACGGCAATTCAAGCCGAGCATGACGAACTGGCGCTCGATCTGCTGAGAGCTTGCTTGGCATCGAATATCCAGGTGCCGGAGCAGGTGTCGATCGTCGGCTTCGACGACGAGGAAGCGTCGCGGCATTGCGATGTTCCCCTCGCGACCGTGCTGCAAAATAAGTACGAGATTGGACGCCGGGCAGCGCAAGCCGTCATTGATGCGGTCGAACGGCGGAAGCCGGAGGAGCGGCGGATGCTGGTTCCGATTCAGCTGCAGGAAAGGCAATCGATAGGCCCCTATACCTGCGGTTGA
- a CDS encoding ACT domain-containing protein, which yields MAERYYLVREDILPDAVVKTVRAKQLLAAGEVKTVHEAAERVELSRSAFYKYKDGIFPLNQLERERIVTISLDLEHRSGILSKVLSSVAAFEGNVLTIHQTIPLQGMANVVLSVETSLIAEPFGMMLETLRDISGVKRVQVIGQG from the coding sequence ATGGCAGAGCGATACTACTTGGTACGGGAAGATATTTTACCGGATGCGGTGGTCAAGACGGTACGGGCGAAGCAGCTGCTCGCCGCCGGAGAGGTCAAGACCGTTCACGAGGCTGCGGAGCGGGTCGAGCTAAGCCGCAGCGCGTTCTATAAGTATAAAGACGGCATTTTTCCGCTGAACCAACTGGAGCGGGAGCGCATCGTGACGATTTCGCTGGATTTGGAGCACCGATCGGGCATCCTCTCGAAGGTGCTCAGCTCGGTGGCCGCTTTCGAGGGCAACGTGCTCACGATCCACCAGACGATTCCGCTGCAGGGGATGGCGAATGTGGTTCTCTCGGTGGAGACATCCCTGATTGCCGAACCGTTCGGCATGATGCTTGAGACGTTGCGCGACATTTCGGGCGTGAAGCGGGTACAGGTTATCGGGCAAGGATGA
- a CDS encoding homoserine dehydrogenase: MKPIKVGLLGLGTVGTGVVRIVEAYQEDLASQVGSPIRIGKVLVKDMSKSRSIHVPDHLLTEDARDIIDDPEIDVVVEVMGGIEPTKAYIMEALDRGKHVVTANKDLIALHGREIKAKAKEKRCDVFYEASVAGGIPIIRTLMEGFSSDRITKIMGIVNGTTNYILSKMSQEGAGYEEVLQEAQQLGYAEADPTSDVEGLDAARKMAILATLGFHADVSLEDVEVRGISRIKKEDIAFAKKLGYEMKLLGIAERQDDQISVVVQPTMVSTAHPLAAVNGVFNAVYVYGEAVGETMFYGPGAGEMPTATSIVADLVAVIKNMKLGVNGQRALTPYKEKKLKSDEQIAYKNFILLHVEDKAGVLAQITQVFAEYDVSLDSVVQQPNPNNPDAEIIIITHYASRASMNKVFEHFEHLSVIKSIKSAYRVEG, from the coding sequence ATGAAGCCAATCAAAGTAGGACTTTTGGGGCTGGGCACCGTAGGCACGGGTGTCGTTCGCATTGTTGAAGCCTATCAGGAGGATCTGGCGAGCCAGGTCGGATCGCCGATTCGGATCGGGAAGGTGCTCGTCAAAGATATGAGCAAGTCCCGCAGCATTCATGTGCCGGATCATTTGCTTACGGAAGATGCGCGGGATATTATCGACGATCCGGAGATCGACGTCGTTGTCGAGGTGATGGGCGGCATCGAGCCGACCAAGGCGTACATTATGGAGGCGTTGGATCGCGGCAAGCATGTCGTGACCGCGAATAAAGATCTGATCGCGCTCCACGGGCGGGAGATCAAGGCGAAGGCGAAGGAGAAGCGCTGCGATGTGTTCTACGAGGCGAGCGTCGCCGGCGGCATTCCAATCATTCGCACGCTGATGGAAGGCTTCTCTTCCGACCGGATTACGAAGATTATGGGGATCGTCAACGGGACGACCAATTATATTTTATCGAAGATGAGCCAGGAAGGGGCCGGCTATGAAGAGGTGCTGCAGGAAGCGCAGCAGCTCGGCTATGCCGAAGCGGATCCGACCTCGGATGTGGAAGGGCTGGACGCGGCGCGCAAGATGGCGATTCTCGCGACGCTAGGCTTCCATGCGGACGTCTCTCTGGAAGACGTGGAAGTGCGCGGCATCTCCCGGATCAAGAAGGAAGATATCGCTTTTGCCAAAAAATTGGGCTATGAAATGAAGCTGCTGGGCATCGCTGAACGGCAGGATGATCAGATTAGCGTCGTCGTGCAGCCGACCATGGTCAGCACGGCGCATCCGCTCGCAGCGGTGAACGGCGTGTTCAATGCGGTCTATGTGTATGGGGAAGCCGTAGGCGAGACGATGTTCTATGGTCCGGGCGCCGGCGAGATGCCGACGGCCACCTCGATCGTGGCGGATCTGGTCGCGGTCATCAAGAACATGAAGCTGGGCGTCAACGGACAGCGCGCCCTGACTCCATACAAGGAGAAGAAGCTTAAATCCGACGAACAGATTGCTTATAAAAACTTCATCCTGCTGCACGTCGAAGACAAGGCAGGAGTGCTGGCGCAAATTACGCAAGTGTTCGCCGAGTATGATGTGAGCCTCGATTCGGTCGTGCAGCAGCCAAATCCGAACAACCCGGATGCGGAAATTATCATTATTACGCATTATGCCAGCCGGGCGAGCATGAATAAGGTATTTGAACATTTCGAACATCTGTCTGTTATCAAGTCGATTAAGAGCGCTTATCGGGTCGAAGGTTGA